Within the Zerene cesonia ecotype Mississippi chromosome 10, Zerene_cesonia_1.1, whole genome shotgun sequence genome, the region GCACCTGTCGCTGTGCGCGCGCGCCGGCGGGGCGGAGCGCGAGCTGGCGCGCCTCGCCGCCGGCTGCCTGCGCGCCATGCTGCAGCGCGTGCCGCCGCGCCACGtggcgccgcccgccgcgctgCGCCGCGCCATGGGCGTCACGCTCGCGCACCTCGGTACGGGTGTGCACTGCACACACCCCGCACTGCACACACACCCCGCACTGCACACACACCCCGCACTGCACACACACCCCGCACTGCACTGCACACACACCCCGCACTGCACACACACCCCGCACTGCACTGCACACACCCCGCACTGCACACACACCCCGCACTGCACACACCCCGCACTGCACACACCCCGCACTGCACACACCCCGCACTGCACACACCCCGCACTGCACACACGCCACGTACGGCACGCACACTCCGCGCGGTATTGCACATGGCTCACCATACACACACAAACCAACTACAACAATGCTGTTACACCACGTTGCCCCGCTCAgtaacattacataaatttatacgcACGAATAATAGGCAAAGGGGGGCCCAAAAAGATATTAAACGTGGTAGATTATATAAGAATTCTTGTTAAAGCCATTAGGAGTAAAAATCCAGCTTACTTGGAATAccgtaataaaaaaagatgaaaCTTAAGTATAATTACACTTAAGTTTATGTATTAAGTTACGTGTGTTTTTACAGATACTCCGATGGCAGTCGACGACTTNNNNNNNNNNNNNNNNNNNNNNNNNNNNNNNNNNNNNNNNNNNNNNNNNNNNNNNNNNNNNNNNNNNNNNNNNNNNNNNNNNNNNNNNNNNNNNNNNNNNNNNNNNNNNNNNNNNNNNNNNNNNNNNNNNNNNNNNNNNNNNNNNNNNNNNNNNNNNNNNNNNNNNNNNNNNNNNNNNNNNNNNNNNNNNNNNNNNNNNNNNNNNNNNNNNNNNNNNNNNNNNNNNNNNNNNNNNNNNNNNNNNNNNNNNNNNNNNNNNNNNNNNNNNNNNNNNNNNNNNNNNNNNNNNNNNNNNNNNNNNNNNNNNNNNNNNNNNNNNNNNNNNNNNNNNNNNNNNNNNNNNNNNNNNNNNNNNNNNNNNNNNNNNNNNNNNNNNNNNNNNNNNNNNNNNNNNNNNNNNNNNNNNNNNNNNNNNNNNNNNNNNNNNNNNNNNNNNNNNNNNNNNNNNNNNNNNNNNNNNNNNNNNNNNNNNNNNNNNNNNNNNNNNNNNNNNNNNNNNNNNNNNNNNNNNNNNNNNNNNNNNNNNNNNNNNNNNNNNNNNNNNNNNNNNNNNNNNNNNNNNNNNNNNNNNNNNNNNNNNNNNNNNNNNNNNNNNNNNNNNNNNNNNNNNNNNNNNNNNNNNNNNNNNNNNNNNNNNNNNNNNNNNNNNNNNNNNNNNNNNNNNNNNNNNNNNNNNNNNNNNNNNNNNNNNNNNNNNNNNNNNNNNNNNNNNNNNNNNNNNNNNNNNNNNNNNNNNNNNNNNNNNNNNNNNNNNNNNNNNNNNNNNNNNNNNNNNNNNNNNNNNNNNNNNNNNNNNNNNNNNNNNNNNNNNNNNNNNNNNNNNNNNNNNNNNNNNNNNNNNNNNNNNNNNNNNNNNNNNNNNNNNNNNNNNNNNNNNNNNNNNNNNNNNNNNNNNNNNNNNNNNNNNNNNNNNNNNNNNNNNNNNNNNNNNNNNNNNNNNNNNNNNNNNNNNNNNNNNNNNNNNNNNNNNNNNNNNNNNNNNNNNNNNNNNNNNNNNNNNgacacaggcctcctgtgagggttcaggccataatccaccacgctggccaagtgcgggttggcagatgtcacatgtcgttgaacttttaattcttggacatgccggtttcctcacgacgttttccttcaccgttttaagcagtggtgatgttgtccacatgtgcagatgaattgaaaaatcaatttatttcctgcacgctcgcccgatctcgaaccccgacttatcgatttttgagaTCGATGTCTGTGCTTAATAACATGAAAAATCTGATGAGGTTATAGTATACTAAGTACATAACTGCGTTAATTGTTATTCATAATGTatctaacaaatatttaaatatatttaaaaaatgtaaaatacaagAAGTTATTTGTTAATCAGGAGatataagtatacatacatattctaACACATTTTCTCAATAATAAATgccatttttattgcataccAAGTACCAACTTCAGGTCTAGATAAAAACTCGACGGTTCTTAAGGtgtgatataaaaactaaattctcACACTGAAcgctttttatttacacaatgtGTACAATGAAGTATCGTCTTGTGGTAATCGGATTATAAACAATTCTGTTGCAAAGGCTAAGCCGTATTTCCAATACTATTTTGAGAAGATTTGCGCAACGCTcgagattttgatgaaaaactAAACAACGGAATTAACTTGAATCCTTTAAGATGTAAAGGAACCAAGTAATCGTATTAATTTCGCCgtttttgttgatatttatagagtattttaaatcaaatagatACAGcctaatagataaataaaatggattttttgttttattatacttaatttaacGTCTTCTAACAAGCTGTAGAATGTCCATCGCATATATAAAGTCGGTGTAGCCGCCAAAACgaagtatataaaactataagtaCTTAGGCAAGCGcagttattttgaatttattgacagacacaatatatgtataagaaactataaatactgatctatattttatttatttcactagaAAACATAACCCGCCAGAAGGGTATGAGTCCACATTCCACAACAAAGCTTTTCTTTTCCActatttatgtttatctaACAGCTCATTTACCACATTGCCTAAAACAGCCTCCAGCTAACCTCAAGATCCAGCAAAAATCAACATTAAGTCAATCAAAAAATATCCTACATCAATAGAAGGGCACTCGAGGTTGCCATTTAACTGAATGAGCACAAAGGAGCACAGTTTTGCGtccaaaaagttttataacaatGATTCCGAGGCACCTGTCAAAAAGTCCCACAGAAACTCTCACGCCTACAAAAAAACGGGTTATTTCTTTATGTGGATagacttttttgtatttttcaaatacaacagtttttattagataaagtACTGGAGTCATGTTTGAAGACTTGTTGGAGATATGCCGCTATCGGCGGATGATCTAAGATCCTTAGTTGGATATATTCTTAGTTCTCTAATACATAGCTAGATACATGTATGTGGATAGAAGGAGTATCTTTATTATGTTCAATCAAACAAGTATTGACGACGCTTTTAGTAACTGAGTGTGAACAATGAACtacatagaatattaaaaagagaaatacTTATGTATAATGGTCgttgaatgttttaaatttgtattcttATCTAATCCTGAATGTTaacaaataatctatatatgcAATGCCCTGAATTCCACATGTTATAGTAATCCTGTTATACATTTAAGTCTTATATTGAGATTCattatttcttacaaaacTTTTTAGCTTTTTCCATCACATCTTTGGATCAGATCAATTTAAGACAGCATAATGTGAGAGAGTTAAAATCATTTGTACCACAAGCTGTGTTGTAGCatgttaaagtaaattaagttTCGAtatacaacaattattattatataaaagaggAATCAGCtaactataatctatatccAAACTTGTGAAACAGCTATAatctacaaattaaaaaaaagctttattccatggtaatttaaatttataaggaaAGTTACGTATaatcagaaattaaaaacgactactaattaaacaatattttattgtcataacataaatgtacaaaactaATTTGGAAGCATTTTCTTGTTGACTCTCAAACAATGCATGGCACTTCActacataacaataaagtatgtacataaaaactaGGTCATTCAATGCCTCCTTAATCCCTACATAGAGTCGCACGCTTCTCAATTCATAAGTTTCCCCTAAATACAATTGTTAGCCCAATGAAATTGCGTTTCCTAATTGCCGCCGTTTCCCACCGTGCGCCGGCCACGCGGCTCGCTGAAACATTCAAAAAAACTTCTTATTTAACTAAAACCCACCGTAATGCTATGCGTATACAGTcggaaataatatttgtgttcGGTGCAGCGAATACATCAAATTATAATGGCCCTTCACAAAGCTGCATTCATATACGCTTATCTTATAGCTTTGAGATAGAGTTGAAAATTAGGTAGCATGGGTACACATCTAAGgttgtgattttaaaaaaCTGTAGTCGTATATTGCAGATGCGTAAAGCTTTAAGTCGAGGTATTAGGGttgaaaatatcaaacatgTTGGTAGTTGTGTTTTTGCCCCAAGGGCCGGGTCGCACACGCGGCAGGCTACAGGCGTCCGGCACACTCCCGGCCCGTCGCTCGACGCGTGCGCACGTGCAGCGCCGCACCAAGTGACAATTACACTGAACTTTACTGAACGATAAGAAGAAGTTGTGAATCTTAAACTGTGTCAAGTGCATGTGACCCTGGATTATAAGTGTTGATCCCAATTTGAAAACTCTAGTATTTAGTGTTTTGCGTTAACACTGGAGCCTACCATGGATTACCATAGACACATGGAGCCTCATCAGCAAAGCCAGCCGAGTCAGTGGAACTACGGCTGGGGCCCGCCGGCGCCAGCTCCCGCACCGCCTGCGCCGGCGCAGCGGAACAAACGAACGCACTCTGAAAGTGAAGACGATGCCTTCTCGGAGGGAAGCAGCAAAGATGCGACGTAAGTGACTACATAAAAAGATATCATTAactgacatttaattttttatcacttaGGTAAAGTGATAGCTTGCCTATCTAAACGTTAGCTTGTGCAAAAATTTACTAAAGCCCTgtcaattttcataaaaaatcatcatcaattTAGAGTATTGGAATATTCAAATACAGAtaacattttcttaaatataataaatatatatagaaataccGTAAAAGCCTTCCTGACTCTTGGGAATAGTGAATATTAAAACTCTTTCTTCTAGAAAGAAACACGTAAAAGCACTTTGACTTTCGttcatcatttatttcttaacacTCATCCAATTTCtcaaagtttatataaacatgaaatgatattgttaataggaataaacacaataacaatatagCAGGCGTCTAAGCTTATATCTGCTCTACACTCACTACTCTACTCTACGTTTGCTACGGTCGTAGCGCGCTGTAAACGCCTCTACAACGTGGGTTTCGATTACTTGAAATGagcaaattcaataaaatcacaTATTCATGcgaatagaaattaattacacCACAACTTCGTATGAAACACCCACATTGTAaacatctattattaaaattaaacattgcaTGTTTGTggattccaattatattgaAAGGCTTTAAACTTCACCGAAAGCTGCATTGTTTCGAATCAAAGTCTAGACATCGCAAATACTTACATTCAgttcaaatacaatttaattttatttaatcgtaTTCGGTAAATTGAGTATTGGGTGCTGCGAAGTTCTTATAATAACAttctaaactatttaaatacaactTCGGTTTCTATTTGAACttatgtttcataattttatataataattattactgctattcatatatactatttgcatttaaaataattcaataaaataatcaatttactaTGAAATTGCTTAGCAAAATCATTTGACAAAGGTTTTAGCtacaaaactatattattatttttcataaatgtgtattatataacgTGATAAATCGTATATTGATTCACTGtcaaaaatatcaattcaaaCAACTCGCCGTATGAatcaatgttatataataaatcaatattacaGTTATTAATGCACAAATGATCTCTAAAACATACTTAATTTTCCGACGCCTGCCATATCCCAATTCATGTTCAAATGatgcatataatataccattaaagataatatattatattcttaaaagTCCAAATTGTAAATACGTTCCCCAGATCTCCAGGCGGTGACTCCTGCCAGTTAATGACGAGAAAGCGAAGACGGGGCGTCATCGAGAAAAAACGTCGAGATAGGATAAATACCTCACTCACAGAACTGAAGAGACTGGTGCCTGCTGCTTGCGAGAAACAGGGTTCTGCGAAGCTGGAGAAGGCGGAGATACTGCAGCTCACGGTGGACCACTTGAAGATGTTGCATGCTAaaggtaattatttatgtttttattctaaatagtACCTCTActtgattttcaatttgaaaacaattattttgcttCATTTCGACACAACAAAACGTTAAGATCAAAGATGATAACAAAGTAAAAGGGGAGCTTAAATTTGTATGGTCAAGTATACGTTACTAAACATCATCCACActatatgttaaattatcaCTTTATTAATCGAATAACTGGTCAGGTAGAAGATaacttaaaaacataaaaatgaaaacgtaAAGCCCAGAATTTTCAAGCAAAAAATTTTGTGTTGCGCTCGTATTGCGTAACAGCGCTTGTAAACCACAGTTAGTTATGTGTATCAGTCTGTCATAAAGCACGAAACCGTTACACATCCGACAATTATTGGGAACTATGAAATTCTTCGTTTCCGTTTCCTCACAATTAACAAAGGTTACGGTTATTTTGCGATAAAGACGCTTTAAAAGCTAttcaactttaaataaatggttctttgatattttttattctaaaatatgtgtttgtaataatgtgtagactttaaaaattaaatagcaaattatcttatttcaCCAATAAATCAGGCAAGAATTCTCTAATACTTTCTCATTAATAGGATTGTTAattctgtaattttatttaaatcaactGAAGTTGTCGTGTCTAACAATACAACAGcgaaattttaacaaacaaatgagcaatatttaaattgcctCAATGTAACTGAGGTGTAAATGTAAAACGCCCTCAAAtcgtatattaaaaacttagcAGTATGAAAATTACAACCTGTAATTAGCATACTAACGGTTATCACTTATCAGCAGCTGGTCTAGTTCCCAGCCCCGTTCCCAGGGGCACAGGTGGCGGGAGCAGGAAGCGAGTCGGTGCCAAATGTTTTGCGATGTAAGCGGAAATGTTTGCAAATGTATCGTTAACAATTGCGGACTCTTTTTGCCATTGGTCTCGGATTTGCGGTTACTGATTTTGGCAGTTAtgtttgtgtaaataaaacgtttctttttatatcctccatttattataatttaatcattagaTGAGTCAGAGTCATCAaatgtatgatatattttttatggtagtaaataaaaaattgttaacggAAAGGGATACTcgaataaaaatgctttatgCACTAATTTTTGGGTTAGGCGACATAGCTTATATACCAAGTATCTAGCAGACTGTGAAACCGAACCAAaattttgagaaaaataataacaatcattCTACTGTATCAAGTCAAttgaatcccgcctcgtgatgattttttttttctattatttgaaatttctcaacttttaaataaattaggtaTTAAATTGAATCCTTCTCACGAACTTTCGTATGATCCCATCAAAACTACAGCATGGGTAAAGACAGTTAAAAACTAGTGAAAAGTAATTCCTTCCGCAGCCAGGTGACCTCAGCAAGGCATGAATAATACAGTCCTGTTTGCGGTCGCACTGCGGTTTCGGATTCATGCTCTGAAGAttaccttatttattatttagatggTAACTCACATGCCTTCCTGCTGTATGCTGTTCTATTGATCCTAATTTACTTTGCTATGTACGAGTCTAAGTTCGCTTTCGATGTATATTGAAACTTTCCGGTTCcgaaatgaaacaaatttaattatataattatgacaaTCCCTGAATTTCAGGagggaattttttaaatttttatttacgtctTGTACGAATCTGAAATAATATCACGTGCccactttttataaaatatgaatttatatttatttgagagaaaagtattaaaaaaaaattattgacagCTCAAAACATCTTTCTTCCGTCCGAAAACCTATAAATTTAGAAGACATAAAAAGGACTATACACTTAATTTTTGCAACTCTATTAAAAAGCGTTTAACCGCATTGGCCATTGACTGGTCGGTTCCTGAGGCACACAGGTACACACAGACACCTGGCGCTTAGAAAAACATTTGTACAGGAAGTGATACCGATCTAATAGGTTGATAGACCGACTCGCTCGCCCATAGCAaaggattataatataatctctaAAATTTTCAAACCAACTTAATCGTAtaagctattaaaaaaaactataaatcaataaacaaaaattaaaaaaaaaataagaacacAAATTTATAGTTAAGTTTTAATGAGTGTGCATATGTTACTCTTATaactaaaactattatattcttatttaaattgttttgctccttgtttattaaaacattcttaTATGCATTTGTGTGTGTGATGTTAAACTATTTGTGGGCGTTGGACTAAAtacttgtttttcttttaaaaataattaatagtactttaaaattgaaacgCCTAACAGAATAAATTTCGAAATTACGAAATGGTAATGTTACAATCTGagtgagttatttttttatttatattagattaaaGACAATACGCCGTTTGccaagataattaaataataaattaaatactgtcAATCTACATAATAGAATCAATAActcataaaatcattttttaacaaaatttccaTTACGCcaaacaaatgtatataaatcgtattcaaataaaattcaataagctAATACCAATAAACGTTATCAGTCAATAAAACAGACCAGTTAGCAAACAGGGGTGGCGTGGGAATCGAACCCCCGACTGAGTCCCACTGGCCACTGAGAGGGCCAACCCTCGTGACGTATGTTTCGGGTATTAGCCCGTATTATGCAAATCTCTTATCTAAAATATAGGGATCATTTCATACACGTTTATGGAAATTTCGTGGGTATGTGGCGAGAAATTggcattaaaattttaataatatatcttatactcTTAATCActctcataataaaatatgctaaaCAGATTTTCAAAGACAAgctgaaacatttatttatttcaattagacTTGTTGTACAAACACATTCttatcgtcataacacagttttaacatttgcCACCGGTTCAgacagtttctacagagaagagccggcaagaaactctctAGTTTCTCTTTTAATAACGATATACTTGCAATAAGTATGCTTATTGATCTAATATTAAACCTGAACATATTTTGATAGGatttcgtataaaaatagTGTGATCTATTTGGTTATCGTACAAGACGTAAATCCAAATACAAACCATATACCTTTTTTCACGATAACTgacctatttttttaaatttcttttacatCCTCCCTACACACGGCTGATACAAAAACTGGAACCTTCCTCATCTTAATGTATTTACCCCTATCATGGCTCCATTGTGACTGGCTGACAGACGGAAGTCGGCCACACTCACCTGTATAAAAACTACCAAAGGGACGGatgaaattgattttgttGTGTAATCTCTGGTaatgattcattttaaatttgattttataattgacaAGCTGTTTTTCATCTTGGGGATAATTCGAGCTGGCCGCTGGCATCGTAACTAAAGGTTATTTACCCTAATAGAGCGTATCatttatgtgatatttattaagaaaacagTTGAAAAGAGAGTCTCCTTCATTTTGATAATGTTAGTTAGTAAGCATTATTTGAATACCCGTAAAAGTTTTGTCAAATgcaaaaaattacatcaaaatggGACCATGGTTTTTCTTTATAGGTACattgaatgtaatttatttacgatCGATCATTGcacaatttaataagtaaattttgaGCAGTTGTCTagcttttaaaaagtttattgcgGTAATTACCGATTTTTCgatgacaaaataaaaaaaatagtaatttaccaaaaatctatttcaattaGAATCATCTCTTGACATATCTCTTTGTACATTTTCCTTAAAAGGATAAACTggaatttgtatatttatgaatataccAAAAATAAGGGGATGAAGCAATTATTCTTTCCTCTTGCCCTTTATAAACCCCTTTTCAAATGATAATGATGCCGCGGGGTtccgtatattataaattaatttaaagaatttttttatttttctattatatctaatttttatatagttaaagGACGTCGATAATGTCGCAAGGCATTTGTGTGCGTTGGactaattatttcattagttCTTAGAaacaaatgtaatatgtagcaatcatattaaaatgaatcgaAACATTTATGAACTGCTTCATCATTACATTCGAATATCTATTATTGCTAtagattaattcaaaataacgtCTATGTTTCTGCGGCAACATACCAATTAGAATGCAACAAGTATCCAGCTCGCACGTACGGGACCCCAACACCATGACATCAAGAGCAAAGCGGATTCCATTATTCCCGTCTCCGGAAGAACTCCGGAAAGACAGGGTTCCCGTTACAGCATCCCTCCTTTTCCCTCGCCATTGATAAAATCCGCTATCTCTTTCTACTTGTTGCGTAAAGGGGTGACACTGAATGGGAAGAAACTTTTTGTTTCCTTGGCTGAATAGATTGCTTTGTGAGTGTCAACTACGAATCGACATCTGCAGCGTACGcataattacgataaatgttTTACGATAGCGTGTACCGTCgtcaaaaataatgttttttctatGGTACACATTTAATATTGCGTTGATATTCTTATTAGAATTCATTTTAcgttgtaatattaattcagaTGATGTTGTGttgtgtacaaaataaatgtctgaAGTTAGAGAAAAATCGTATGCCCTCCTACAATTAAGAGTTGCAGAAGCTTGTGATTAAATTTAAGCTATGTCAGCCGAGTAAAAACACCGaataacaaagaataaaaGTGATCTTCATATCTCCTTGTATAGCGATATATCTTTCTTATTGAAAATACCCGTTTGATAAACGTTTCTTCTCTTCGTTCCAGGTCTCGACACGTTGGCGTACGACCCACAAAGGTACGCCATGGACTACCACAGCATAGGCTTCCGGGAATGCGCCGCCGAGGTCGCGCGATACCTCGTCAGCTGCGAAGGGCTCGACATCCAAGACCCTCTGAGNNNNNNNNNNNNNNNNNNNNNNNNNNNNNNNNNNNNNNNNNNNNNNNNNNNNNNNNNNNNNNNNNNNNNNNNNNNNNNNNNNNNNNNNNNNNNNNNNNNNNNNNNNNNNNNNNNNNNNNNNNNNNNNNNNNNNNNNNNNNNNNNNNNNNNNNNNNNNNNNNNNNNNNNNNNNNNNNNNNNNNNNNNNNNNNNNNNNNNNNNNNNNNNNNNNNNNNNNNNNNNNNNNNNNNNNNNNNNNNNNNNNNNNNNNNNNNNNNNNNNNNNNNNNNNNNNNNNNNNNNNNNNNNNNNNNNNNNNNNNNNNNNNNNNNNNNNNNNNNNNNNNNNNNNNNNNNNNNNNNNNNNNNNNNNNNNNNNNNNNNNNNNNNNNNNNNNNNNNNNNNNNNNNNNNNNNNNNNNNNNNNNNNNNNNNNNNNNNNNNNNNNNNNNNNNNNNNNNNNNNNNNNNNNNNNNNNNNNNNNNNNNNNNNNNNNNNNNNNNNNNNNNNNNNNNNNNNNNNNNNNNNNNNNNNNNNNNNNNNNNNNNNNNNNNNNNNNNNNNNNNNNNNNNNNNNNNNNNNNNNNNNNNNNNNNNNNNNNNNNNNNNNNNNNNNNNNNNNNNNNNNNNNNNNNNNNNNNNNNNNNNNNNNNNNNNNNNNNNNNNNNNNNNNNNNNNNNNNNNNNNNNNNNNNNNNNNNNNNNNNNNNNNNNNNNNNNNNNNNNNNNNNNNNNNNNNNNNNNNNNNNNNNNNNNNNNNNNNNNNNNNNNNNNNNNNNNNNNNNNNNNNNNNNNNNNNNNNNNNNNNNNNNNNNNNNNNNNNNNNNNNNNNNNNNN harbors:
- the LOC119829427 gene encoding hairy/enhancer-of-split related with YRPW motif protein; the protein is MDYHRHMEPHQQSQPSQWNYGWGPPAPAPAPPAPAQRNKRTHSESEDDAFSEGSSKDATSPGGDSCQLMTRKRRRGVIEKKRRDRINTSLTELKRLVPAACEKQGSAKLEKAEILQLTVDHLKMLHAKGLDTLAYDPQRYAMDYHSIGFRECAAEVARYLVSCEGLDIQDPL